The nucleotide window TCCCGCCTAAATTAGGTATTATGTACctaaatttattctttaaaattgcTTTACCTAAAGAATCCATTATAAGAGCCGGTCATAAGCCGGTGATCATCTCCACTCCAGCAGCATTCAAACTTATCGAAAATACAGTCATTCTCATACAAAGAGCACAATTTTGATCGGAGGTATTCATGCACCTGTaaataaaagttgtattaatctataatatgaagcaatattttaatttctattagcataacaaattttaattacttctcAATGTGCAAATTTTCAAGTTTTCGGTATTTCAACtttattaatgacattttAGTAATGAACAacttattcttttaaaatgacAAACGTTTGATTAATTCATCAAgcagttttgttattttaaatacaagggaagaaatatgtatgtattcaaatttaactaggtattttacaaatttaacaaatttaaatagtctGTGGCAATACTGACATGATTTTGGTTAAgtcgaaaataaaatttaaaataacacttaCTGGATATGTTTCTACGGGTTTAGTTTCCATTCTAAAATCCCAAACTTTTAAACCTAAGTAATCTCTAGACATCATGTATctgaaacagaaataaaaaattaagatatctTTTTCGATATTTAATCATTCATGAACAATCAtgctttcaaataaattatatttactaacttCTAAACACATTTCTTTTCCGAAACCtattcatattttgtaaagaatattttctatacaaataaagatatatgaAGAGAACCCACCTGCCAGAGTTGCTGAGCTTGACATCGCTGATGGAAGAGATGATCTCCGAGAAGAAGGACCTTGCCTGAGGGTCCTCTGGCTCCTCGAAGAGCTTCGCGTGTCTATCACACAGCGCCGCCGCGCGCATATCGCACAAGCGGATGGTACCTGCGGACGCGAGAATCAATAAACTAAATacgtatttcttttaattactaagtaattaaaataaattactaagtaCTCTATCGAAGataaaagagttttttttttgtttttataaaaaatctttaattactatttctactaaattatttaaaaaatattatttgcggGCAACAGATAATTTGGagaattaatgataaaatataacaatgaaGAAAAAACTAAGCTGATATTATTATAGGTTCAAGACGAGCTTCTAAATATTCCTTGAGGCATGAATTTCTTTACCATTGTTCTATTTTATggagttataaataaaatatattttttccatcatactaataaaaatgttcattaTCATcttcattatacatatatattatattaattgctgaattaaaattacttacccttactactagaatatacaaagAGATTGCATTCAGTCGGGTGGAACTCAGCGGCCGTGATCACCTGTACACAaacaaatactattttttagtTTGGCCTATGTCATTAGGAAGATACTTTtactaatacaatttatgtattatttataagcaacAAAATGCTTCATAATGCCTTACTTTACTAGACtaacatcaaaaatatatattttgttatttatgacAATTTGGTGTCAAGAAACAAGATCAATTCTGTCAGTATTACttgtattttcatacaaagaatatttaatactatacATACCTCTGTGAGCTCCTCCATATTAGCCGGCTTGATGTCGACAATATTGAAGCTTTGATCGGTGATTTCCAGGTGCCAGAGGTTGATTCGCAGGTCATCAGCCGAGAGGTACGTTTCTTGGTCAGAGTTCAACGATATAGAGTTTATGTGGTACGTGTGCGCGTTTGCAAATATCCGTCTGAAAATTAAGGTAACGTTTCAAGAATCTTTTTAAGTATGAAGTGAAACCTCAGACAGTCTGGTTTTGGCATATGTACTGCTTATCATTTTacgtagaatatatttttttataatatggaaACAAGTTTGCCCATACGTTTCGTCTGGAATGAAACCCAGGAACTCATTAACGCATTTGTACTTCAAATAAACAACtatcaatttattacttatagcTTATTCTGATACTATTTGCCATTTTACGAACTCTTTGTAATCATGCTAATCATGACATATTCGATGCATGGCTGTGGGCTGTGTTGATTTAGGagaaagacaaaaaaaacGGGCACGTCCTACAACGAAAACTCGCTTTGGAAGGCTAAAGACCTAACTGATTATAACAAAACTAATAGAGAAGTCTCAAAAACCGCATAAAGTATCGCGCCCTTGCATTGTTACCAAAAAATcgctaattaatatttatcatcgAAAATCcgaaattttaataagcagGTTAaactatctatattttattaacttcacGGCGTACGCACTGTATTTGTACATTGATTAGATAGGACATGATTTCCAATAAAACGTGATATTCATAAGTGGGAACGCAAATATTTGTGGCTGTTGACGTTCATAGATAACATATTCTCTCAATTAAGTTTTCTAAGAGTATCCGATAGCGagatttggaaataaatttgaattgagAGTCATTcacgtaattattaaaataatagcttaatattaaaattaacgatATTGGCTATATGGATGTTGGAAGAACTAGATCGGCCTTGGGTTACATCGTTAGATAAcactcggcctacaccctctgtcttctttgccgatgagtagggatgcctacaagttcgaattgattgacgtggaataagtgatacctagatgatcttatgttccaaaataaacgtattttattttattttttactttataaagttATGCGAATTAATTTTCAGTAAAGAAAAACTTTATACAAACTCGACACTAAACATATATGATTTTACTGATATTAAAACGAGAATTTAGATTCTCCTAAGGTTTACCGTGGCGAGGCCTCGACCATGAGATCAGCGGGTCTGACAGTGGGCACACGCAGTTGCGTGACGCGTGACGGGTCCCGCGGCCGCCCACCTTCCTCACGCGTGTTGTAGCCCGTCACGCGCTTGTCACGCTCTGACACCTGAGAAACATAAAATCAgagttaaattaaacattttactatattGAATCCACagcgatttattatttatttttcgtacCAAGTTTGGGATAACAGAAcgaatattgaaatttatccaaaattttcttagtttttagttttttaggGGCCGTTACGAAAAGCTTAAAAATCGTGTTTATTTAACATCTCACCTTCCATAGTTTAATAGTCTTATCATTAGTTGAAAGTAGAAAATGAGCTTGGTTCTTCTGTTTGAGCCatctaattttattgattttctcCTCAATCTCAAGCGACTTGAGGTAATCGAACTCCGGTTCATGTGATTGGAACGTCGAGTACACATTGTATTCCCCCTTTTTGggtacacattgttttgacgcTGGGTCTCTCTGAAAAAGAAACACAATGAGATcctatttctaatatttcaatcaaattaaattttccttcAACTTATTTCTATCCTAATATTTAGTGTATGCCTCATACGAAATCctgaaaaacaattattcaatCGATTGTTATTGGTAGTATCCGGAAAACCTTTCCATACCACATAACATTCATAGCAGACCAACTAAACGTCCGTATGAcaattatatcatttaaatcaGCAACATAATATGAACTGTAGCATACAATGACAATTGATTTGTTGACTTCATCGTTCTAATTAATTTCGAGGTCTAGATCTACAATGCGCATTTGTTTATAATCAATATCTACGTTATCTACTGTGTATACATTACGATAGTGTAAAGGGAAAAATTATACTGTGATTTCACACAGTACAAGACAGTGATTTAAAAGCTATACATGTAAAGAGATAAATTTGCGTCATCGTAATGTACTCACGAACTATAATATGATACCCTatcatatttacattttagataaaatctaaaatatttatatttttatctaaaatgtagTCTGTTTTGTGTATAGATTGatgatttaattatctttagatatttttttaaattatcatttagcAAATACTATGTATGTTGCACAGGTATACAAGTCTGCTTGTAAAGTATAGTTTATAATCCAAAAATACCTGAAATATAACAACACGCCCGCCCTTATCACCAGTGGCCAGCAGTTCACCATCGTGGTTGAACTCAACGCAGGATATCAGATCCGCCTCTGTCACGTCATCTTCAAGCGTACCTTTGACCTGACTGAAACACCACGTTGTCTCACCACCATTGCctgaaagaataaaataaataaagaacaatAATGTAATACCACAGACAGCTCAATGGAGTTGTTTCGCACTTAGCAGCCGGGAGTATCTAAAGGCAAACTTAGGGCACTTAAAAATCTCTAATCAAATTTGTGTGAATTTAGTTGTGTCAAGATAGTTGTCACGGTCAGTAGTCACTAGAGCTATTTTCAAAACCAGATTTTGTCTGccattaattttgtattttcaataAGAACAACATATATTCagaacaatttgtattttatccGACAGTCAGAGAAGATACAATGCAATAACACTCAAATATCATAATGAACATATACTATAGTTAATTCAATTTTGGTCTCCAATGAGTTTCTGTCTTTTTAGACTCACTTGACACTATTTTGTGATTAAAAGTACCATCATAAAAAAGTGCTAAATCACTTTTATTTAGATTCATGAAAGTAAATAttctaagaaataattaaaaatacctcTTACATAGTCTTAAAACCAAgctaaaattagtaaaaaataggaaaaagAGGATAGATATACAACTAttcaagttaaaataaaaaaaaagaagagaaactgagaaatatttatatgataaatgcaTAGTACATACTTTacccaataataaaatattagtaaaaagaCACCACTGCAATGTAGCTATGTCTCAAACCCTAAAGAACTTACAACTACATAaggatacaaaaatctaaattattctTGTTAAGTGAAATAGTAAATCATCTactatttcattatttgttaGATTTATGTATACCAAAAAGAGCTACACAACAACTATAGTAAATGCAATGTACTTTACAGAAAGTTCTTACTAGAAGTAGTTCTCGCAATGATAAAGATATAGTATAAAGTAAATCTAAATAGTCTAAATACATACAGTTACAAGCATAACTATGGACTTCGCAAATATATCTCCAATGATAAATGCTGTCTTGAAGCCAAATCCTATTTGCATACCACTGCACTTCTTTCTTTTTcaacatttcaaattattctcattttattttacacaatattcAGACATGCTTTGAGCAATTGTTAGCTTGGACTGAAGCAGTAAGAACAACAAGTTTTGAAAacaatagtaatttaataccTATGAATGAAAACCATAGAAACTTGAGTCTCAATCTTTATAATAGATCATGCTATAAGTAGGTATATCTTTACTGTACTAGATATggcataatattatgtatgacctagataattcaaattaaaaatttggatGGAtgtgaaattgtttattattagttatttaaatatatatatatataaaaaatttaaacagccATATTGTAAACAAGACGCTATAAAATCAGAATTACCATATTAATATGcagaatatagatatatactaGTTAGTAGTAcaacactatattatattccgGAGTGATATACTGTAATAGCTGTTAAAGCCCCTAGTAATGAAACTACTCAgtctaaattaaaagtttcctTTGAAGCATGGGGTTACATgatttaatcatatatatatatatatatatatatatatatatatatatatatatatatatatatatatatatatatgctttGTTGGTATCTTAAGCTAATTTTTCAAAGggactattttatatatatatttacagtcAATTTAGTGTCTCTTaactcatttaattttttattcatgaatTTTTTACCCCCACCTTAGCTAATATTCATctataaaagttttcatttattaaattatggaCCATTATTGAAAATTACCT belongs to Pieris rapae chromosome 2, ilPieRapa1.1, whole genome shotgun sequence and includes:
- the LOC111002909 gene encoding protein phosphatase PP2A 55 kDa regulatory subunit isoform X2, encoding MFYRSNSDGNGGETTWCFSQVKGTLEDDVTEADLISCVEFNHDGELLATGDKGGRVVIFQRDPASKQCVPKKGEYNVYSTFQSHEPEFDYLKSLEIEEKINKIRWLKQKNQAHFLLSTNDKTIKLWKVSERDKRVTGYNTREEGGRPRDPSRVTQLRVPTVRPADLMVEASPRRIFANAHTYHINSISLNSDQETYLSADDLRINLWHLEITDQSFNIVDIKPANMEELTEVITAAEFHPTECNLFVYSSSKGTIRLCDMRAAALCDRHAKLFEEPEDPQARSFFSEIISSISDVKLSNSGRYMMSRDYLGLKVWDFRMETKPVETYPVHEYLRSKLCSLYENDCIFDKFECCWSGDDHRLMTGSYNGFFRIFERSGGGGRRNELTLEASREAAARPRQPLRARRVATTAKRKKDEISVDCLDFIKKILHTAWHPHESIIAVAATNNLFIFQDKY
- the LOC111002909 gene encoding protein phosphatase PP2A 55 kDa regulatory subunit isoform X3 — encoded protein: MLKMRLQEGNGGETTWCFSQVKGTLEDDVTEADLISCVEFNHDGELLATGDKGGRVVIFQRDPASKQCVPKKGEYNVYSTFQSHEPEFDYLKSLEIEEKINKIRWLKQKNQAHFLLSTNDKTIKLWKVSERDKRVTGYNTREEGGRPRDPSRVTQLRVPTVRPADLMVEASPRRIFANAHTYHINSISLNSDQETYLSADDLRINLWHLEITDQSFNIVDIKPANMEELTEVITAAEFHPTECNLFVYSSSKGTIRLCDMRAAALCDRHAKLFEEPEDPQARSFFSEIISSISDVKLSNSGRYMMSRDYLGLKVWDFRMETKPVETYPVHEYLRSKLCSLYENDCIFDKFECCWSGDDHRLMTGSYNGFFRIFERSGGGGRRNELTLEASREAAARPRQPLRARRVATTAKRKKDEISVDCLDFIKKILHTAWHPHESIIAVAATNNLFIFQDKY
- the LOC111002909 gene encoding serine/threonine-protein phosphatase 2A 55 kDa regulatory subunit B alpha isoform isoform X1, whose translation is MATTTMVVSPLATQSPPKNKRRLFAEARQNSLHKLSVIFDHGNKSGNGGETTWCFSQVKGTLEDDVTEADLISCVEFNHDGELLATGDKGGRVVIFQRDPASKQCVPKKGEYNVYSTFQSHEPEFDYLKSLEIEEKINKIRWLKQKNQAHFLLSTNDKTIKLWKVSERDKRVTGYNTREEGGRPRDPSRVTQLRVPTVRPADLMVEASPRRIFANAHTYHINSISLNSDQETYLSADDLRINLWHLEITDQSFNIVDIKPANMEELTEVITAAEFHPTECNLFVYSSSKGTIRLCDMRAAALCDRHAKLFEEPEDPQARSFFSEIISSISDVKLSNSGRYMMSRDYLGLKVWDFRMETKPVETYPVHEYLRSKLCSLYENDCIFDKFECCWSGDDHRLMTGSYNGFFRIFERSGGGGRRNELTLEASREAAARPRQPLRARRVATTAKRKKDEISVDCLDFIKKILHTAWHPHESIIAVAATNNLFIFQDKY
- the LOC111002909 gene encoding protein phosphatase PP2A 55 kDa regulatory subunit isoform X4, which encodes MAGNGGETTWCFSQVKGTLEDDVTEADLISCVEFNHDGELLATGDKGGRVVIFQRDPASKQCVPKKGEYNVYSTFQSHEPEFDYLKSLEIEEKINKIRWLKQKNQAHFLLSTNDKTIKLWKVSERDKRVTGYNTREEGGRPRDPSRVTQLRVPTVRPADLMVEASPRRIFANAHTYHINSISLNSDQETYLSADDLRINLWHLEITDQSFNIVDIKPANMEELTEVITAAEFHPTECNLFVYSSSKGTIRLCDMRAAALCDRHAKLFEEPEDPQARSFFSEIISSISDVKLSNSGRYMMSRDYLGLKVWDFRMETKPVETYPVHEYLRSKLCSLYENDCIFDKFECCWSGDDHRLMTGSYNGFFRIFERSGGGGRRNELTLEASREAAARPRQPLRARRVATTAKRKKDEISVDCLDFIKKILHTAWHPHESIIAVAATNNLFIFQDKY